Proteins encoded within one genomic window of Humulus lupulus chromosome 1, drHumLupu1.1, whole genome shotgun sequence:
- the LOC133780417 gene encoding proline-rich receptor-like protein kinase PERK4, whose product MSSSSSVTAPSPDSNSTTTPAPPPPAATTSPPTPLPSSPPPTSSPSPPAVSPPSNATSSPPPPSTGGNPPPPPSSNDASPPPPPPNSNVSNPPPSDLVSPPPPPHSSSSATPPPPPRSIKSPPSHSNTSSSTSSNSDMSASTKQLIIGITVGVGLFLLALIVICLVFGKKKKRKHDHMQYYGGDPSHDNNTYYNNNPSHQNWNMGPQGTEHVVRLNPPPGGGGVGPWPSPPPPLPPGMNSGEMSSNYSGPRHPPLPPPSPSLALGFNKSTFTYDELAAATGGFSHENLLGQGGFGYVHKGVLPNGKQVAVKSLKSGSGQGEREFQAEVEIISRVHHRHLVSLVGYCIAGGQRMLVYEFVPNNTLEHHLHGKGLPTMDWPTRLRIATGSAKGLGYLHEDCHPRIIHRDIKAANILLDYNFEAMVADFGLAKLSSDNYTHVSTRVMGTFGYLAPEYASSGKLTEKSDVFSYGVMLLELITGHRPVDPNSAMDESLVDWARPLLQLALENGVYDELVDKRLEDNYNPHEMARMVACAAASIRHSARKRPRMSQIVRALEGDVSLDDLNEGVRPGHSSIYTSSGSSDYDANAYNADMKKFRKMALTSQEFVSSEFGTSTSGDSHDMSNPGHQKQNFGV is encoded by the exons ATGTCTTCGTCATCTTCTGTGACTGCTCCCTCCCCGGATTCAAATTCCACCACTACTCCAGCGCCGCCGCCACCAGCGGCGACAACATCTCCGCCTACCCCCTTACCATCATCACCACCGCCGACCTCGTCACCATCACCACCGGCCGTTTCCCCACCTTCAAATGCAACATCATCACCACCACCTCCGTCGACGGGTGGCAACCCCCCTCCGCCGCCATCTTCCAACGATGCCTCTCCTCCTCCACCACCTCCGAACAGCAATGTTTCAAACCCGCCGCCCAGTGATCTCGTTTCGCCACCCCCGCCaccccattcttcttcttctgccACACCACCTCCGCCGCCACGCTCCATTAAATCTCCTCCATCTCATTCCAACACGTCGTCGAGTACCTCGTCAAACTCCGATATGTCAGCCTCCACAAAGCAGTTGATAATAGGAATCACGGTTGGAGTAGGGCTTTTTTTACTGGCTTTGATCGTCATTTGTTTAGTTTttggcaagaagaagaagagaaaacatGATCATATGCAGTACTATGGCGGTGATCCTTCTCATG ATAACAATACTTATTACAACAATAATCCATCGCATCAAAATTGGAACATGGGTCCACAAGGAACAGAACACGTGGTAAGGCTCAACCCGCCACCCGGTGGCGGTGGTGTAGGACCATGGCCTTCACCGCCTCCGCCTCTTCCTCCAGGCATGAACAGCGGCGAGATGAGCTCGAATTACTCGGGACCACGGCACCCGCCATTGCCGCCTCCTTCTCCATCACTCGCTCTCGGCTTCAACAAAAGTACCTTCACTTATGACGAGCTCGCCGCCGCAACCGGCGGATTCTCGCACGAAAATTTGTTGGGTCAGGGCGGGTTTGGGTACGTGCACAAAGGGGTTTTGCCTAATGGGAAACAAGTTGCGGTCAAGAGCCTCAAATCTGGAAGTGGGCAAGGTGAGAGAGAGTTTCAGGCAGAGGTTGAGATCATTAGCAGGGTCCACCATCGACATCTTGTGTCACTTGTCGGATATTGCATCGCCGGTGGACAGAGAATGTTGGTCTATGAGTTTGTTCCCAATAACACCTTGGAACATCATCTTCACG GGAAGGGTCTTCCAACCATGGATTGGCCAACTAGGCTCCGAATTGCGACGGGATCAGCCAAAGGGCTTGGTTATCTTCATGAAGATT GCCATCCACGAATTATTCATCGGGATATTAAAGCTGCTAATATTCTCCTCGACTACAACTTTGAAGCCATG GTGGCTGATTTTGGGTTGGCTAAGCTGTCTTCTGACAACTATACTCATGTATCTACAAGAGTCATGGGCACATTCGG GTACTTGGCTCCAGAATATGCATCAAGTGGGAAGTTAACAGAAAAATCTGATGTTTTCTCATATGGGGTCATGCTCTTGGAGCTCATAACAGGACATCGACCTGTCGATCCTAACAGTGCAATGGATGAAAGCTTGGTGGATTGG GCTCGACCGCTTCTGCAACTTGCCCTTGAGAACGGCGTTTACGACGAGCTAGTTGATAAACGATTGGAAGACAATTACAACCCACATGAGATGGCGCGCATGGTCGCCTGTGCCGCTGCAAGCATCCGCCATTCGGCCAGAAAACGCCCCAGAATGAGTCAG ATTGTTCGGGCACTAGAAGGAGATGTTTCACTCGATGACTTGAACGAAGGCGTGAGACCAGGCCATAGCTCCATTTACACGTCGAGTGGGAGCTCAGACTATGACGCCAATGCATACAATGCTGACATGAAAAAGTTTAGAAAGATGGCTTTGACTAGCCAGGAATTTGTGAGCAGCGAGTTCGGGACTTCCACTAGTGGTGACTCCCACGACATGTCCAATCCTGGACACCAAAAGCAAAACTTTGGAGTTTAG